In Thermothelomyces thermophilus ATCC 42464 chromosome 4, complete sequence, a single genomic region encodes these proteins:
- a CDS encoding protease — MQLLSLAALLPLALAAPVIKPQGLQLIPGDYIVKLKDGASESTLQDTIRHLQAGEAKHVYRARRFKGFAAKLSPQVVDTLSKLPEVEYIEQDAVVTIQALVTQEDVPWGLARISHHELGPTSYVYDDSAGEGTCAYVIDTGIYVAHSQFEGRATWLANFIDSSDSDGAGHGTHVSGTIGGVTYGVAKKTKLFAVKVLNASGSGTVSSVLAGLEFVASDAPARVASGECANGAVANLSLGGGRSTAINAAAAAAVDAGVFVAVAAGNSNTDAQSTSPASEPSVCTVGATDDSDARAYFSNYGSVVDVFAPGVDVLSSWIGGVDATNTISGTSMATPHIAGLGAYLLALLGPRSPEELCEYIKQTATIGTITSLPSGTINAIAYNGATA, encoded by the exons ATGCAGCTCCTTAGTCTCGCCGCTCTCCTCCCCCTTGCCCTTGCGGCACCGGTGATCAAGCCTCAGGGGCTCCAGCTGATTCCGGGCGACTACATCGTGAAGCTGAAGGACGGTGCGTCCGAGAGCACTCTCCAGGACACCATCCGGCACCTCCAGGCAGGCGAGGCCAAGCATGTCTACCGCGCACGCCGGTTCAAGGGCTTCGCGGCCAAGCTGAGCCCGCAGGTGGTCGATACCCTGAGCAAGCTGCCCGAG GTCGAATACATTGAGCAGGACGCCGTCGTCACCATCCAGGCGCTGGTCACCCAGGAGGACGTGCCCTGGGGTCTGGCCCGCATCTCGCACCACGAACTGGGTCCCACGTCGTACGTATACGACGACAGCGCCGGCGAGGGTACCTGCGCCTATGTCATCGACACGGGCATCTATGTGGCCCACTCT CAGTTCGAAGGCCGCGCGACGTGGCTGGCCAACTTTATCGACAGCAGCGATAGCGA CGGCGCGGGCCACGGCACGCACGTGTCGGGCACGATCGGCGGCGTGACGTACGGCGTGGCCAAGAAGACCAAGCTGTTCGCGGTCAAGGTGCTCAACGCGAGCGGGTCGGGGACGGTGTCGTCGGTGCTGGCGGGGCTCGAGTTCGTCGCGTCGGACGCGCCGGCGCGCGTCGCCTCGGGCGAGTGCGCCAACGGCGCGGTCGCCAACCTgagcctcggcggcggccggtcCACCGCCAtcaacgccgccgccgccgccgccgtcgacgcgggcgtcttcgtcgccgtcgcggcCGGCAACAGCAACACCGACGCCCAGTCCACCTCCCCCGCCAGCGAGCCCAGCGTCTGCACCGTCGGCGCCACCGACGACAGCGACGCCCGCGCCTACTTCTCCAACTACGGCAGCGTCGTCGACGTCTTTGCTCCCGGCGTCGACGTCCTCAGCAGCTGGATCGGCGGTGTCGATGCCACT AACACCATCTCGGGCACCTCGATGGCGACCCCGCATATCGCCGGCCTCGGGGCCTATCTCCTCGCTCTGCTGGGCCCCAGGTCGCCCGAGGAACTGTGCGAGTACATCAAGCAGACGGCCACCATCGGCACCATCACCAGCCTCCCCAGCGGCACCATCAACGCCATTGCCTACAACGGTGCTACAGCCTAA